The Helicobacter cetorum MIT 00-7128 region TGCCGCTGATATTTTTAAGCGTGATATTGTAGATGTAAGATTGCTCGTTTTTATCTTGATTTTGCTTGTCTATGTAGCTAAAAAGTCCTAATAGGGCAATCCTATAATTCTTTTTAGTGGCTAAACTTAAACCCCCTGTATAAATACTTAAAAATTCAGCTAACATCACTTCATCAATGCTCTTAAGCGATTTTAAAGAAAGTTTTGCAATATATTCATAGAATTTGAATAGGGGTCTAGCATAGGTATTGATACCTAATAATCCCGCATTGCGAGCTTTTTTACAAATTTTTTCTAAGCATTCTACACTACACACTTGGTTAAATGCATTCAAACATTCAAAAACCTTATTTTGGTCTTTAACTTGAGAATTAGACAAGCTTGTGCATTTGTAACGCAAAAAGCGACTAATCCACAGCAATAGATTTTCTAAAGGGTCTTTTAGTTCTTCTAGGGGGTGTTTCATTTTGCTCCTTTTTGTCTTTTAAAAAGATAGATTTTCATATAGTTAGCAAGAATGCTATGAGCCATTTTTTAGAATTTATTATGCTTTTTTTATTAGATTTTGTTTTAGATATTTTAGTATTTTATTTCTTATTTTTTCTACACTAAATTCTAAAGAAAGATAATGTAAATTCAAAGCATTTCTAAGTTCGCATTTTTTAGCAAAAGTGTGTCTGTTGAGACTTAAATAGTGGCAGTTGTTTAAATGTGTGCTTAAATCCATATTGGTATAAATGAAATGTAGGGAGTTCTTTTTTTCTAGTATATGTTTTAAGATACAAAAGCGTTCATTTTCGCCATAGTTACTGCATTTGTTGTGTGGGCTAGGTAAATTATTGGCTATATCAGTATAAAAATGTATAGAATATTCTTGTATCCATTTTCCCAATGAGAGCATAAGCTCTAATGCAAGATTGATAGTTTTTATTTCAGCATAATGAGCATTTTTATTGCATTTGTATTTGTCGACATAATAAGGAAATTCCTTATTGTTGAAAATCGCAACAAACGCACCCGTCGCACTCTGTGGATTAGTATGGCTTAAAAAACTTCCATCGCTAATAATTTTAATTTGCTTTAGTTCTGTCATTATTGTATTAGTGATTTATTTAGTTATGAAAACTGCACTTTTCAAACTTTTATACAAGATATACAAAACACCACACAACAAGGAAAGCCCCCTTTGTTTGTTGTGTTTTATCTTCTTATAGATTTTTTACAAAGCGAGCGAGTCGCTCAATACCTTGTTTGATTTGTTCTTCTGAACATGCAAAGGATAAGCGCACATAGCCTTCTAAACCAAAGGCTTTTCCAGGCACTAGAGCCACGCCCTCTTTTTCTAGTAACTCATGGCAAAATTGCATAGAGTCCCCCTTACAAAGATTGCCAATATTGATAAAGAGATAAAACGCACCATCAGGTTTTAAAACTTGTAATCCCTCAATGGCATTGATTTGAGCATGAGCTAAATCACAACGCTTTTGAAAAGCTATGCGCATCATTTCAATTTCTTTATCTACCATACCATTAAGAGCTACAATAGAGGCTTTTTGCGTGATAGAGTTGATATTAGAAGTGCATTGACTTTGCAAATTATTCATCAATTTAATCAACTTTTTATCCTTGCTCGCCACATAGCCAATGCGCCAGCCTGTCATGGCCACAGACTTGCTTAAGCCATTAATGGTAATGGTGCGCTTTTTCATATCTTCATTGATTGAGGCACAAGAAACAAAAGAGCCATTATAAACAAGCTTTTCATAAATCTCATCGCTAAGCACCCATACCTTTGTGTCCTTCAAAACTTCGCTCAAAGCCTCTAACTCGGCCTTGCTATAGAGCATGCCGGTAGGATTTGATGGGGTGGTTAGAATAAGCATTTTGGTTTTAGGGCTTAGGGCATCTTGAAGTTGTTTAGGAGTGATTTTAAAATGGTTTTTTTCATCAGTTTGGATAAATTTGCTCACTCCCCCACTATATTTTACAAGCTCAGGGTAAGTTACCCAAAAAGGCACAGGGATAATCACTTCATCGCCCTCTTCTACTAAGGCTTGAATGGCATTAAACAAGCTTTGTTTAGCCCCATTACTCACTAAAATTTCGTTTGGCTCATAATCTAGGTTATTTTCTCGTTTCAATTTATCGGTAATAGCTTTTAATAATTCTGTTATTCCAGCTACAGGAGTGTATTTAGTAAAGCCCTCATTTAAAGCCTTAATCGCCTCATCTTTAATGGCTTGTGGGGTATCAAAATCTGGCTCACCGGCTGAAAAACTTAAAATATCTTTTCCTTGTGCTTTTAGCTCTTTTGCAAGGGTGCTAATAGCGATAGTGGCTGATTCAGAAAGTGATTGTATTTTAGAAGAGTAAGTCATTAATAATCCTTTGGCATTTCTAGGTATCATAGCAT contains the following coding sequences:
- a CDS encoding pyridoxal phosphate-dependent aminotransferase, with the protein product MTYSSKIQSLSESATIAISTLAKELKAQGKDILSFSAGEPDFDTPQAIKDEAIKALNEGFTKYTPVAGITELLKAITDKLKRENNLDYEPNEILVSNGAKQSLFNAIQALVEEGDEVIIPVPFWVTYPELVKYSGGVSKFIQTDEKNHFKITPKQLQDALSPKTKMLILTTPSNPTGMLYSKAELEALSEVLKDTKVWVLSDEIYEKLVYNGSFVSCASINEDMKKRTITINGLSKSVAMTGWRIGYVASKDKKLIKLMNNLQSQCTSNINSITQKASIVALNGMVDKEIEMMRIAFQKRCDLAHAQINAIEGLQVLKPDGAFYLFINIGNLCKGDSMQFCHELLEKEGVALVPGKAFGLEGYVRLSFACSEEQIKQGIERLARFVKNL